The Chanos chanos chromosome 6, fChaCha1.1, whole genome shotgun sequence genome includes a region encoding these proteins:
- the zgc:162730 gene encoding mRNA decay activator protein ZFP36L1 produces MSDSLGEILIKNMINMGLEDSFPQHHEMSRRTSLSSFFGPTPKNISQSSEQLIDDISGWPLDIWSENVSSKPRHPFRPDRSMSLTENCLPNFGKMKTLEVPPPPGFPPLNNMLSAPSNRYKTELCRSFQENGSCKYGSKCQFAHGESELRGLHRHPKYKTEACRTFYNFGYCPYGSRCHFIHEEKLTSPSVNQRAQAPVDQNRRLRQSVSFAGFMGSRSSPPPTLYEPMGFTRAPSVSPPPTDTLSPVFNEAGNSREMFHFGQSRTSEADIHNIPLIIEPQKSSYCVCGHGNNLPSLNKPYSKEDRNNSFITQPSLQRFSSEDSLSDRESYSSTGSSSGSESPTFDGMGGKRLSVFARMSVSE; encoded by the exons ATGTCTGATTCACTCGGCGAGATACTCATTAAG AATATGATCAATATGGGATTGGAGGACTCCTTTCCTCAACATCATGAAATGTCTCGTCGAACCAGTCTATCCTCATTCTTTGGTCCAACACCAAAGAACATCAGCCAGAGTTCAGAGCAACTGATTGATGATATCTCTGGTTGGCCACTTGACATCTGGAGCGAGAATGTGTCAAGTAAACCTCGGCACCCCTTCAGACCTGATCGCTCTATGAGTCTGACAGAAAACTGTCTCCCTAACTTCGGTAAAATGAAGACCCTTGAGGTTCCACCGCCTCCTGGATTTCCACCTCTAAACAATATGTTAAGCGCGCCTTCAAACCGCTACAAAACCGAGCTTTGTCGAAGCTTCCAGGAGAACGGGAGCTGCAAATATGGGAGCAAGTGTCAGTTTGCTCATGGCGAGAGCGAACTACGTGGACTTCACAGGCATCCAAAGTACAAAACCGAGGCATGTCGCACTTTCTACAACTTTGGATACTGTCCCTATGGATCCCGCTGCCACTTTATCCACGAGGAGAAACTTACTTCACCTTCAGTGAACCAGAGGGCTCAAGCACCTGTTGACCAGAACCGACGCCTTCGTCAAAGTGTCAGTTTCGCAGGTTTCATGGGCTCACGAAGCTCCCCACCCCCAACGCTATACGAGCCCATGGGCTTCACCCGAGCACCTTCAGTGTCCCCACCCCCGACTGACACTCTATCCCCAGTTTTCAACGAAGCCGGCAACTCGcgtgaaatgtttcattttggcCAAAGCCGCACCAGTGAGGCGGACATCCACAACATTCCCCTCATCATTGAGCCTCAGAAGTCCTCTTATTGTGTTTGTGGCCACGGAAATAACCTCCCTTCTCTGAACAAACCTTACAGCAAAGAAGACCGTAATAATTCTTTCATCACACAACCGAGCTTACAGCGATTCTCCTCAGAAGATTCCCTCTCAGACCGCGAGAGTTACAGCAGCACAGGAAGCTCGAGCGGCTCTGAGTCCCCCACATTCGACGGCATGGGCGGCAAGCGCCTCTCTGTGTTCGCGCGGATGTCCGTGTCTGAGTAA